One window from the genome of Salvelinus namaycush isolate Seneca chromosome 19, SaNama_1.0, whole genome shotgun sequence encodes:
- the gpr34b gene encoding probable G-protein coupled receptor 34b produces MTTNFPANVTFFPFPKSSHSLIATETTFKNLLTATTPDPREHCQLDGSSLQIPLAVLYSVIFVLGLAGNVLALWVFLYVHSKKNSVRVFLINIALADLLLVICLPFRVLYHSKGNHWDMGPILCKVVGNLFYMNMYISITLLGLISVDRYLKIQRSAGGQYRLQATRWSSTVCGTIWILALASVMPMILLSEGNEESNKCFQYKLRKNAQGKAYFNLFLVAVFWFVFVCLVVSYGKIALKLLRASRDKPDLPNATRYNRTARKSFFVLFLFTICFVPYHMVRVFYVVSQISETSCFWRGVVDQANEVVLLLSALNSCLDPVMYFLLSESVRKETLRLVNNMFRRSDSGGSGSGSSVDCGRSLEEQPTASFISNLRRKITVQPSLLQI; encoded by the exons ATGACAACCAACTTCCCTGCCAACGTCACATTCTTTCCCTTTCCCAAGTCCTCCCACTCACTCATCGCCACGGAGACTACCTTCAAGAACCTCTTGACCGCCACAACCCCTGACCCCAGGGAACACTGTCAACTTGACGGCAGCTCCCTCCAGATCCCTCTAGcagtcctctactctgtcatATTCGTCTTGGGCCTGGCCGGCAACGTACTGGCTCTCTGGGTCTTTCTATACGTCCACTCCAAGAAGAACTCTGTCCGAGTGTTCCTCATCAACATAGCGTTAGCCGACTTGCTACTGGTCATCTGTCTCCCATTCAGAGTCCTCTACCACAGTAAAGGGAACCACTGGGACATGGGCCCCATCCTCTGTAAGGTCGTGGGAAACCTCTTTTATATGAACATGTATATCAGTATCACCTTATTAGGGTTGATCAGTGTGGATCGCTATCTGAAGATCCAGCGTAGCGCAGGGGGGCAGTATCGCCTCCAGGCCACCAGATGGAGCTCCACCGTCTGTGGGACCATCTGGATCCTGGCCCTCGCCTCCGTCATGCCCATGATCCTCCTCTCTGAGGGCAACGAGGAGTCGAACAA GTGTTTCCAGTATAAACTGCGAAAGAATGCGCAGGGAAAGGCCTATTTCAACCTCTTCCTGGTTGCTGTGTTCTGGTTTGTGTTTGTCTGCCTTGTGGTGTCTTATGGGAAAATTGCACTCAAGCTGCTGAGGGCGTCGAGAGATAAACCGGACCTCCCCAACGCGACCCGCTACAACCGTACTGCCAGGAAGTCCTTCTTCGTCCTCTTTCTGTTTACCATCTGCTTCGTCCCCTATCACATGGTCCGGGTGTTCTACGTCGTCTCCCAGATCAGCGAAACTTCCTGCTTCTGGAGGGGTGTGGTAGACCAAGCCAACGAAGTGGTGTTGCTACTCTCTGCCCTCAACAGTTGCCTAGACCCCGTGATGTACTTCCTGTTGTCGGAGTCCGTGAGGAAAGAGACACTCCGATTGGTCAATAACATGTTCCGACGGAGTGACTCGGGTGGCAGTGGGAGTGGCTCCAGTGTGGATTGTGGGAGAAGCCTTGAGGAGCAGCCAACCGCTAGTTTCATCAGTAATCTGAGGAGAAAAATAACTGTCCAGCCCTCCCTCCTTCAGATATAA